The stretch of DNA ATCTGCTGTTCGAGCGGCACTATTTGCCTACCCGTCTGGCCCCCCTGGACACCGAACAGGCCTTCCCCCTTCTTGTCTCCAGCCAGGAGCTTCGTCTTTTGGCGGAAAAACCTTGGCACGGGGCCTGCTTCCCCGGATGTCACGAGTAGAGTCGATTGCCCGCCGAAACTCGACTGCCTGGCCTACGAGTCAAGACCTGGGACTGTTGTGCCCCGCTGTGGGTGGTCTCCTGCTTGCCGGGAACCTTCAACAACAGATTCGACCCAGATCCCAAGAAAGTGAATAAAGAAGCCCTCAGCGCCAGCCGCACTATGGTCACGGTTGCTGCGTTGGCATTCGTGATCGAGGTCATGATCATGACCTTCCTCGGCAACTGGGGTCTCGCTGCCGAGTCCTTGAACGTCATCCTTTTCGACGCGGCCATGCTCTCGCTCTGCATAGCGCCCGCCATCTACTGGCTGGTCCTTGCCCCACTGGATCGTGAGCACGCGAAGCGCGTGTGGGCTGAAGATCACTCTATGGCTCTCGATCGCCTGGCAACCACCGACCCCTATCTCCGGATCCTGAATCCTCGCGGCGTGAGGAATCGTCTACTCGAAGAGACGGCGCGAGCGCGACGGTACAAAAACCCTCTCTCGGTAGCGCGTGTTCGCTTCGGAACCTACGGCAAACTCGTGGACTCGATGAGCGGAGAAGCGGCGGAACGGTCGTTGAGCTCGGCGGTGACCATCTTGAGCGGGGCGTTGCGGCTTCCCGATGTTCTTGGTCGACTCCACGAGGGCGAGCTCCTCCTACTGCTGCCGGAAGCCGATCTAGCCGGGGCTCGAAGCGTTTGCCAGAAGCTCCGGCTTCTTCTCGATCAAGCCGGACCGGATCACTTCAGCGAAGCAACGGGCTGGAACATCACGATGGGCGTTGCCCAGTTCGACCCGGGCGAAGATGACCGCGAGTTGCTGAAGAGGGCGGAGAGCGCTCTGGAACGAAACGATGGTCAATCCCCGCTTTGGGAGAGCCGCGCGTCCTCGATTCAGTAATCCTGGACCAAGAATGAGCAAGAGCAGGAAAGCGAACTCGAGCAGTGCCAGCCGGGACCCGGAAAGGGCCCCGAGACCGAGAATCAAGCAGCTCGAGGTCATGGTGGCGGAGGTCATCCGTGAAACGCGTGAGGCCTCCACACTTCTCCTGTTCACCGGCAATGACAGGTTGGAGTACAAGCCCGGTCACTTTCTGACGATTGATCCGCACCAGTTTCCGGCGCTCGATCGCTTCATCGACTACTTCGAAGCGCTCAAGGGAAGAAAGGAGCCGCCGAGGGCCTACTCGATGTGCTCGGCGCCCCACGAGTCCCACCTCGCCATCACGGTCAAGGAGGAGCGGTTCAGCGCCGGGGTCACTGCATACCCACCCCTGCTGTCACCGCTCCTGGTGTTTCGCACCCCTCCCGGCACCCGAATGGTGGTCACCGGTTTCAAGGGACCCTACGTCCTGCCGCCCGATATCGAGTCCAAAACCGATCATCTGGTGCACATCTGCGCCGGGTCGGGGGCGGTGCCGAACCTGGCGATCATCAAACACGCACTTCATCACGACATGAAGCTCCGGCACACGATGATCTATGGCAACAAGACACGGCAGGACATCATCTACCGGAAACGGCTCGACGACCTGGTCCAGGCGCATCCCGGTAAGCTCGAAGTCATCCATGCCCTGAGTCGCGAAGAAGACGTTGAGCGCTACGGCCCGAGTTATCGAACGGGACGAGTCAACGAGGAACTGATTCGGGCCTCGATACCGGACCCCTCGGCGGTCGTGGTCTACACCTGCGGGCCGGCGGTCGGGAAGTGGGACAGGGAGCTCGCGAAGCAGGCCGGCGAAGAGCCCCGGTCGCGATTTATGGAAACCGTTCTCGAGGCGCTCGCCAACCTGGGAATTACCCGCGATCGAATTCGGCGGGAGAGCTACGGCTAGCGCAAGTCCCCAACTGCAGAAGTGTGGCAATCCTCGCATGTCGCACCCAGCGGCTTGTAGCGGAAGAAGACACGGTCGTCGCGCGTCTCCGTCGGATGGCACTCATCACAAGCCACACGCAGGTGGGCTCCCTCGAGTGGATAGCTGGAATCGCGGCTATGATCGAAGAAGGACTCCTTCCAGTCAACAAACCCATGACAGTGTTCGCATCGCGGCAACCCGTCCGGCTCGTTCAATTGCCCGAAATGAGTGTCTTCGTGGCAGGCGTTGCAGGCCGGGGAGGCTCCAACCATCCGGATTAGTTTGTCCCCCGAATCCCTCTCGGTCTCGAGATGGCACTCCTGACAGGCGACTTCGGCGTGTCTGCCCTGCAAAGGGTAGTCGGTCAAGTCATGATCGAAAACGAGCTGTCGCCAACCTGCCAGCAGATGGCAGACCTCGCAGGTTCCCTTCTGCACCCATCGATCCACTTCTCCTCGATGCGGGTCTTGGTGACAGGCCTGGCATTCAGTGGAATCGAAGCGAAACTGCATGACCACATCCGGCAACGTTGTCCGGGGCGGCACGGGAAGCTGGACCCGTTGAGCAAGCTCCGCCAACGGAATGGTCTGATGACAGGCTACACAGGCGGTCGCAAGGTGGGCGCCCTCGAGAGGATAGTCCGTCTCTTGATGAGCCAGCACCGTGAACGATGCCGGCGCAAAACGCTCTGCCGTATGGCATGACTCGCAGATTCCGCCGTCGGTTCGATCCAAGAACTGCCCCAGGTGGGCGTCGTCGTGACAATCGACGCAGCGATCGAAACGCGCGACCCGGAAGTTCGAACCCGGAGCATGGCATTTCTCGCAAGCCACGGTCCGATGCGCTCCCTCGAGAGCAAACCGCGTTCGGTCATGGTCGAACTCCAGGCGGTTGAACTGCGCCCAGCCAGCGGTCGAGTGGCATGTCGTGCAATCCCCACCAAGACGGCCTTCGTGCGGGTCGCGATGGCAATCCGTGCAACTTCGAAAAGCCGAGACAGCGAACCGCAAATAGGTGTCGCCGTCGGTCGAGGTCGGGTCGGGGATCCGTGCATGACACTCTTCACAACCGACTCGCCGATGACGGCCGGTCAACGGAAAGCTGGCTTCACCATGATCGAAAAGGGAAGCCGGCTTCCACATGGCGAAGCCGTGACAAGTCGAGCAGCTGTCGGGGGCGATCTGGCCACGGTGCTCGTCCTCGTGACACGAGAGACACACTGAGTCGAGACCCAAATAGGTGCGATCGAGGGCCTTGCTCTGCGCGAGCAGCTCCTCCGGGTTCCCGATGAGCGACGGTCGATGGCACTCCTCACATTGAATCGTGGCGTGAGCGCCCTCAAGGTGGTAGCCGGCCAAGGAATGTTCAAAGGCCTCCCTACCCTCCTTGCCCCACCAGACCAGCTCGAAGTCCCTCCCGTGGTGCTCGA from bacterium encodes:
- a CDS encoding diguanylate cyclase; this encodes MPAETRLPGLRVKTWDCCAPLWVVSCLPGTFNNRFDPDPKKVNKEALSASRTMVTVAALAFVIEVMIMTFLGNWGLAAESLNVILFDAAMLSLCIAPAIYWLVLAPLDREHAKRVWAEDHSMALDRLATTDPYLRILNPRGVRNRLLEETARARRYKNPLSVARVRFGTYGKLVDSMSGEAAERSLSSAVTILSGALRLPDVLGRLHEGELLLLLPEADLAGARSVCQKLRLLLDQAGPDHFSEATGWNITMGVAQFDPGEDDRELLKRAESALERNDGQSPLWESRASSIQ
- a CDS encoding oxidoreductase, producing the protein MSKSRKANSSSASRDPERAPRPRIKQLEVMVAEVIRETREASTLLLFTGNDRLEYKPGHFLTIDPHQFPALDRFIDYFEALKGRKEPPRAYSMCSAPHESHLAITVKEERFSAGVTAYPPLLSPLLVFRTPPGTRMVVTGFKGPYVLPPDIESKTDHLVHICAGSGAVPNLAIIKHALHHDMKLRHTMIYGNKTRQDIIYRKRLDDLVQAHPGKLEVIHALSREEDVERYGPSYRTGRVNEELIRASIPDPSAVVVYTCGPAVGKWDRELAKQAGEEPRSRFMETVLEALANLGITRDRIRRESYG